The Acidobacteriota bacterium region TCACGAAACTCGAAACAACCTTGTTCGGGTGAACCTTCTTGAGCCGGCCGTTGACGACGTCCGATTCAAGCAGCGGGATCAGCCCGTCCGAAAACATCTCGGTGTGGATTCCGAGATCCTTGTGGTTTTTCAGCGCGACAAGGACCGCGTTCGGGATCGCGCCGATTCCCATCTGAAGCGTCGCTCCGTCCTCGACCAACTCGGCGCAGTTGCGGCCGATGGCAATCTCCTGCGCGCTCAGTTCCATCATCGGAAGTTCCGGAATGTCGTCGTCAACTTCAACGGCAAAATCAATGTGGTTCACCGGAATGATGCCGTCGCCGTGCGTCCGCGGCATCTTCGGATTGATCTGCGCGATGACGCATTCGGCCATCTGCACGCCGGCGAGGCTGACGTCGACCGAGGTCCCGAGCGAACAGTAACCGTGCCGGTCGGGCGGCGAAACGTGGATCAGCGCGACGTCGATCGGCAATATCTCGCGCCGGAAAAGCTGTGGAACTTCGCTCAGGAACGTCGGGATAAAATCGGCCTCGCCGCTTTCGACAGCCTTTCGGACGTTCGCGCCGATGAACAACGCGTTCGTATGAAAACTGCCTTTGTATTCCGGCGCGACATACGGCGCGTCGCCCTCTGTATGAAGGTGATAGATCTCGATGCCTTCGAGTTCTGCGGCCCGGGCCGTCATCGCCGAGATCAGCGTCTGCGGCGCGGCCGCAACGCTTTGAATAAAGACGCGGTCCTGGGACTTGATGCTTCTTACTGCGGTTTCTGCTGTTACTATTTCCATATCTTTTGTACGAGTTACGCGGTACGAGTTACGCGTTTACGCGTGACGGGCGCGTTAATCGAAGTTTCTCGCGCTTAACGATAAGCGCCCGGTCGCCCTCACGCGGGAATACGGGTTCGTAGCGCCGCGCGGGTCACGCCTGAAGGCGTTACTCTTACGGGTTGTTCGCTCCCGTTTCGGCGACAAGTTTGCTTGCCCGAAGTAGACTCTCGAACGTTCCGGCGTCGGTCCACCAGCCGTCGAGTTCGTTCCAGGTCATTTCACCGCGCCGGATGAAATGGTTGTTGACGTCCGTGATCTCGAGTTCGCCGCGGTCCGACGGTTTCAAGGTCTTGATGACATCGAAAACCGTGTTGTCGAAAAAGTAGATCCCGATCACGGCAAAGTCGGATTTCGGATCCTTCGGTTTCTCTTCAATGTTCAGAACGCGGTCGCCGTCGAGTTCCGGAACGCCGAAACGCTGCGGATCGTGCACCTTCTTCAGCAATATCTTCGCGCCGCCGCCTTGTTGTCGGTACTCGTCGGCAGCCTGGCGGATATTTCCCTCGATAACGTTGTCGCCGAGCACGACGCAAACCGGCTCGTCGTCGGCGAAATGCTCGACCAACGATAGCGCGTCGGCGATCCCGCCCTCGCCTTCCTGATACGTGTAGTTCAGGTGCTTCAAACCGAATTCCTTCCCGTTACCGAGAAGCTGCAGAAAATGGCCGGCAAAATTTCCGCCGGTGACGATCATTATATCCTCGATCCCCGCATTGATCAGCGTTTGGATCGGATAATAGATCATCGGCTTGTCGTAGACCGGCAAGAGATGCTTGTTCGTGATTTTCGTCAGCGGATACAATCTTGAACCGAGTCCGCCTGCCAATACAACACCCTTCATATCGATTTTGGATTTGCAGTTACTTTATGGATCTATCGCCATTCAACTCCAACTTTTCGCCCATTACGATTTCCCCGCCCACCCCTCAATATATGTTCCCATACTCCCAAACTTACTAACTTCGGTGACAATACCTGCGGCGAAGCTCTCAAACTTACCATTGAAACCTTCGGTTTCGGGAACAAAACTGGTTCCACCGCAAATCTTGAGTTCCTTAATCCGAAGCCCGTTCCTTTCGAGCAACCGAGTCAACGATCTTCTATTGAATCCAAACAGGTGATAGGGGCTAAATGTCGGTGCGAGATTTACGGTCCACTTTCGACCCAGAATGCGATAATAAAGATTTCCAAGTACAAAATAGAGTCCCGATTCGTTAGGAACGTCAAAGTAAAATAGTCCGCCGGGTTTCAAAATCCTAGAAATTTCTCCGACGATCTCCATCGGATTGTATAGATGCTCAAGCACGGCGGACAAGAAAATACAATCAAACTCGTCCGCGTCAAAATGACATTCCTCCAATGTCTTACGCAATATCTTGACACCAGAATGACGCTCGGCATAATCAGCAAAAGGTTCAGACGGCTCAATTCCAACAACCTCCCATCCAGCAGTCTCGGCAGTTTGAACAATTTCGCCACGGCCGCACCCGATATCCAGGATTTTCCCCTTTTTGCCGAGCCATTGTTCGGCTCTTTCCAGCAACTTGTTGGCCACCAATAACTTCACAGGGGATTCGTGATTCACAAAATAATCGGATGGATCCGCGTCGTAATGCTGTGCGAGTCCACCGACGGGATGCGGCATAGGATTGGGGAAAATCAATCCGCATTCACAACACGACCAGATTTCACATTCTACGCCAATACTCTGTCGATGAGCAGCGCCACCCCGATAGCCTAAGAACCTTGTCGGAGTCACATTACAGATCGGACATCTTTGCTCAAGCCATCGGTAGCCGGCTTCAATTCTCGGCTCGACTTTCATATGATTCGGGACTCGGATTCAAAAGCAATACTGCAATTCGTTAGATTCTTGGTAATCGTTACTCCGGCAGTTATGTCAGCCGGTATCAACGCTCAACTACCAGAAGCAAATTCTTCCCCGTCGGAACGCGCACGAATTTTTCAAACGCCCTCACAAACGGAATGGCAATTTTATCATAAAGCGTCACGGCTCCGCTTTCGAGCGAGTCGGATTTCAGCAGTTTGTATTTCACCCACCACGGCAAAATTCCGGCAAAATCGAAGTATTTCGAAACAAGAATCCTGAAACCGGCCGCCGTGCATTTTTCCTCGATCTCGGCCTTCGAATAGCGTCTGAAATGTCCTATCTTGCGGTCGAACTCACCGTAAAGCGACATCAGCGCCGGAACGAAGATAAAGCAACGCCCACCCGGCACGAGCGTTTCGCCGATCATCTCAAGCTCACCGCGATCGTCTTCGATATGCTCCAAAACGTTGATGTAGAGAATCGAATCCGGCTTTTGTTCCGCGATCTTTTGGCTAACCCCGGCGAAGAT contains the following coding sequences:
- a CDS encoding acetyl-CoA hydrolase/transferase family protein produces the protein MEIVTAETAVRSIKSQDRVFIQSVAAAPQTLISAMTARAAELEGIEIYHLHTEGDAPYVAPEYKGSFHTNALFIGANVRKAVESGEADFIPTFLSEVPQLFRREILPIDVALIHVSPPDRHGYCSLGTSVDVSLAGVQMAECVIAQINPKMPRTHGDGIIPVNHIDFAVEVDDDIPELPMMELSAQEIAIGRNCAELVEDGATLQMGIGAIPNAVLVALKNHKDLGIHTEMFSDGLIPLLESDVVNGRLKKVHPNKVVSSFVMGTRKLYDFINDNPEIVLLDVAYVNDPTVIRRNPKVTAINSAIEVDLTGQVCADSIGTRLYSGVGGQMDFIRGASVSEGGKPIIALPAVTAKGESKIVSFLKPGAGVVTTRAHVHYVVTEYGAAYLYGKTMRQRAKELIRIAHPKHREQLEREAFERFKTLD
- a CDS encoding NTP transferase domain-containing protein, giving the protein MKGVVLAGGLGSRLYPLTKITNKHLLPVYDKPMIYYPIQTLINAGIEDIMIVTGGNFAGHFLQLLGNGKEFGLKHLNYTYQEGEGGIADALSLVEHFADDEPVCVVLGDNVIEGNIRQAADEYRQQGGGAKILLKKVHDPQRFGVPELDGDRVLNIEEKPKDPKSDFAVIGIYFFDNTVFDVIKTLKPSDRGELEITDVNNHFIRRGEMTWNELDGWWTDAGTFESLLRASKLVAETGANNP
- a CDS encoding class I SAM-dependent methyltransferase — protein: MKVEPRIEAGYRWLEQRCPICNVTPTRFLGYRGGAAHRQSIGVECEIWSCCECGLIFPNPMPHPVGGLAQHYDADPSDYFVNHESPVKLLVANKLLERAEQWLGKKGKILDIGCGRGEIVQTAETAGWEVVGIEPSEPFADYAERHSGVKILRKTLEECHFDADEFDCIFLSAVLEHLYNPMEIVGEISRILKPGGLFYFDVPNESGLYFVLGNLYYRILGRKWTVNLAPTFSPYHLFGFNRRSLTRLLERNGLRIKELKICGGTSFVPETEGFNGKFESFAAGIVTEVSKFGSMGTYIEGWAGKS
- a CDS encoding class I SAM-dependent methyltransferase; amino-acid sequence: MSDQVVYVGKDLEAMSFAVNYHKWILDEFRPFLGKRLVEVGAGTGSFSELLLAEKPESIAIVEPSEMFVFLEQNVRQIETDAQIDLHRAIFAGVSQKIAEQKPDSILYINVLEHIEDDRGELEMIGETLVPGGRCFIFVPALMSLYGEFDRKIGHFRRYSKAEIEEKCTAAGFRILVSKYFDFAGILPWWVKYKLLKSDSLESGAVTLYDKIAIPFVRAFEKFVRVPTGKNLLLVVER